A single Cupriavidus sp. D39 DNA region contains:
- the dnaG gene encoding DNA primase: protein MIPQSFIQDLLNRVDIVDVVGKYVQLKKGGANFMGLCPFHNEKSPSFTVSPTKQFYHCFGCAAHGSAIGFLMEYSGQSYPDAVRELAQSVGLSVPEERDRLPPAQRAEAQARSLALSDAMTRATEFYRKQLRSAPQAIQYLKGRGLTGEIAAQFGLGYAPDDWQGLESVFGSYRDDAIAGPLVEAGLMIESAEKRDADGKPRRYDRFRDRIMFPIRSTKGQVIGFGGRVMGQGEPKYLNSPETPLFSKGTELYGLFEARHAIRETGYVLVVEGYMDVVALAQLGFANAVATLGTACTAVHVQKLLRQTDAVVFSFDGDAAGRRAARRALEACLPYVADNKTIRFLFLPAEHDPDSYVREQGTDAFAAQVRDAMPLSRFLLQVVSEGQELRQAEGRARAQYEAKPLLQSMPSGGLRLQIVRELADATGTTPAEIEAVCGLASDPARVGRFAQPRPRTKRQAPTGLEQRVLQLLMRYPQLSSRLDADSRALLLEDEQADAEVLAHLVSACDELQGEVNFAAFSEHLAQSPYAEVYANVRAAVLREEIDEEPAEQEFDTAIAKLLAGPLRRELDMLQQSVIMGTADEAGKSRMRWLVSEINRRRQLG from the coding sequence GTGATTCCGCAATCCTTCATTCAGGACCTGCTCAACCGTGTCGACATAGTCGATGTGGTGGGCAAGTACGTGCAGTTGAAGAAGGGCGGCGCCAACTTCATGGGGCTGTGCCCCTTCCACAACGAGAAGTCGCCGTCATTCACGGTCTCGCCGACCAAGCAGTTCTATCACTGCTTTGGTTGCGCGGCGCATGGCTCGGCCATCGGCTTCCTGATGGAATATTCCGGGCAGTCCTACCCCGATGCGGTGCGCGAGCTGGCGCAATCGGTCGGCCTGTCCGTGCCCGAGGAGCGCGACCGGCTGCCGCCGGCCCAGCGCGCCGAAGCGCAGGCGCGCTCGCTGGCGCTGTCCGATGCGATGACCCGCGCCACCGAGTTCTACCGCAAGCAACTGCGCAGCGCGCCCCAGGCGATCCAGTACCTCAAGGGCCGCGGCCTGACCGGCGAGATCGCGGCGCAGTTCGGCCTGGGCTATGCCCCCGACGACTGGCAGGGGCTGGAGTCGGTGTTCGGCAGCTATCGCGACGACGCCATCGCCGGGCCGCTGGTGGAGGCCGGCCTGATGATCGAAAGCGCCGAGAAGCGCGACGCCGATGGCAAGCCGCGGCGCTACGACCGCTTCCGGGACCGCATCATGTTTCCCATCCGCAGCACCAAGGGCCAGGTGATCGGCTTTGGCGGGCGGGTGATGGGGCAGGGCGAGCCCAAGTACCTGAATTCGCCGGAAACGCCCCTGTTCAGCAAGGGCACAGAGCTGTATGGCCTGTTCGAGGCCCGCCACGCGATCCGGGAAACCGGCTACGTTTTGGTGGTCGAAGGCTATATGGATGTCGTTGCGCTGGCCCAGCTGGGTTTTGCCAACGCCGTGGCCACGCTCGGCACGGCCTGCACGGCGGTGCACGTGCAAAAGCTGTTGCGGCAGACCGACGCCGTGGTGTTCTCGTTCGACGGAGACGCCGCGGGCCGCCGCGCGGCGCGCCGGGCCCTGGAGGCCTGCCTGCCATACGTGGCGGACAACAAGACCATCCGCTTCCTGTTCCTGCCTGCCGAGCACGACCCGGACAGCTATGTGCGCGAGCAAGGCACCGACGCGTTTGCCGCGCAGGTGCGCGATGCCATGCCGCTGTCGCGCTTCCTGCTGCAGGTGGTGTCGGAGGGGCAGGAGCTGCGCCAGGCCGAAGGCCGCGCCCGCGCCCAGTACGAGGCCAAACCACTGCTGCAGTCCATGCCCAGCGGCGGCCTGCGGCTGCAGATCGTGCGCGAGCTGGCCGATGCCACCGGCACGACGCCGGCCGAAATCGAAGCCGTCTGCGGGCTGGCGAGCGACCCGGCGCGGGTCGGGCGCTTTGCCCAGCCGCGGCCGCGCACCAAGCGCCAGGCCCCCACCGGGCTGGAGCAGCGGGTGCTGCAGTTGCTGATGCGCTACCCGCAGCTCTCGAGCCGGCTCGACGCCGACAGCCGGGCATTGCTGCTGGAAGACGAGCAGGCCGACGCCGAAGTGCTGGCGCACCTGGTGTCCGCGTGCGACGAGTTGCAGGGCGAGGTGAACTTCGCCGCCTTTAGCGAGCATCTCGCGCAGTCGCCGTATGCCGAGGTCTACGCCAATGTGCGCGCAGCGGTACTGCGCGAAGAGATCGATGAGGAACCCGCGGAGCAGGAGTTCGATACCGCCATCGCCAAGTTGCTGGCAGGGCCGTTGCGCCGCGAGCTCGACATGCTGCAGCAGTCGGTGATCATGGGCACGGCGGATGAGGCTGGCAAGAGCCGCATGCGATGGCTGGTCAGCGAGATCAACCGGCGGCGGCAGTTGGGTTGA
- a CDS encoding GatB/YqeY domain-containing protein → MSLKARVTEDMKAAMRARETERLGTIRLLLAAIKQREVDERIELDDTAVQAVIEKLIKQRKDSISQFTQAGRTDLADKESAEIEVLKVYMPAALSDAEVAAEVQAAVTETGAAGPQDMGKVMAVLKAKLAGRADMTAVSGLVKAALTGR, encoded by the coding sequence ATGTCCCTCAAAGCCCGTGTAACCGAAGACATGAAGGCCGCCATGCGTGCCCGCGAGACCGAGCGCCTTGGCACCATCCGCCTGCTGCTGGCCGCCATCAAGCAACGGGAAGTGGACGAGCGGATCGAACTCGACGACACCGCCGTGCAGGCCGTGATCGAAAAGCTGATCAAGCAGCGCAAGGATTCCATTTCCCAGTTCACGCAAGCCGGCCGCACCGACTTGGCGGACAAGGAGAGCGCGGAAATCGAAGTGCTCAAGGTCTACATGCCGGCAGCCCTGTCGGATGCGGAAGTTGCCGCCGAAGTGCAGGCCGCGGTCACGGAAACCGGCGCCGCCGGCCCGCAGGACATGGGCAAGGTCATGGCCGTGCTCAAGGCCAAGCTGGCCGGCCGTGCCGACATGACCGCCGTCTCCGGCCTGGTCAAGGCCGCGCTGACGGGGCGTTGA
- the rpsU gene encoding 30S ribosomal protein S21: MTTIHLKENEPFEVAMRRFKRTIEKNGLLTELRAREFYEKPTAERKRKKAAAEKRHYKRIRSLMLPKKMY, encoded by the coding sequence ATGACCACGATCCACCTTAAAGAAAACGAGCCGTTTGAAGTTGCCATGCGTCGTTTCAAGCGCACCATCGAGAAAAACGGCTTGCTGACTGAATTGCGGGCTCGCGAGTTTTACGAAAAGCCGACGGCTGAGCGCAAGCGCAAGAAGGCCGCCGCCGAAAAGCGCCACTACAAGCGCATCCGCAGTCTGATGCTGCCGAAGAAGATGTACTGA
- a CDS encoding NAD(P)/FAD-dependent oxidoreductase — protein MGSKQTAETGQAGARAGRFDVAVLGAGAAGMMCAAVAGQGGASVVLIDHATKVAEKIRISGGGRCNFTNLQAGPANFLSANPHFCRSALARYTPQDFLALMRKHEIDWHEKHRGQLFCNDSAEQVIEMLRAECGTGNVHWRTGCGVDEVRREGDDFLLMTASGPVRAGALVVATGGLSIPKIGATDIGYRIARQFGLSVVETRPALVPLTFDGQGWAPFVPLAGVSMEVDIATGNGKTAGAFREDLLWTHRGLSGPAVLQISSFWRPGTPITIDLFDGNDASAWLLEQKGGSRKHLANLLAERLPARLADAWCAAAGLNGAQPLHDMPDKALRRLGAALNSWQLVPAGTEGYRKAEVTLGGVDTRALSSATMMARTVPNLYFIGEVVDVTGWLGGYNFQWAWASGVAAGQAVAENVRAMVAGTA, from the coding sequence ATGGGCAGCAAGCAGACCGCAGAGACCGGCCAGGCCGGCGCGCGCGCAGGGCGCTTCGATGTGGCGGTGCTTGGCGCCGGGGCCGCCGGCATGATGTGCGCCGCCGTGGCAGGGCAGGGCGGTGCCAGCGTGGTGCTGATCGACCACGCCACCAAGGTGGCGGAGAAAATCCGTATTTCCGGTGGCGGGCGCTGCAATTTCACCAACCTGCAGGCGGGGCCGGCCAATTTCCTGTCGGCTAACCCGCACTTCTGCCGTTCCGCGCTCGCCCGCTACACGCCGCAGGATTTCCTCGCGCTGATGCGCAAGCATGAGATCGACTGGCATGAGAAGCACCGCGGGCAGCTCTTCTGCAACGACAGCGCCGAGCAGGTGATCGAGATGCTGCGTGCCGAATGCGGCACGGGCAATGTGCACTGGCGCACCGGCTGCGGCGTGGACGAGGTCCGGCGCGAAGGCGACGATTTCCTGCTGATGACGGCCAGCGGGCCGGTACGCGCAGGCGCGCTGGTGGTGGCCACCGGCGGCCTGTCCATCCCCAAGATCGGCGCCACCGACATCGGCTACCGCATTGCCCGCCAGTTCGGGCTGAGCGTGGTCGAAACACGCCCGGCGCTGGTGCCGCTGACCTTCGACGGGCAGGGCTGGGCGCCGTTCGTGCCGCTGGCCGGGGTGTCAATGGAGGTCGACATCGCGACAGGCAACGGCAAGACGGCCGGCGCCTTCCGCGAGGACTTGCTGTGGACCCATCGCGGCCTGTCCGGCCCGGCCGTGCTGCAGATCTCCAGCTTCTGGCGGCCCGGCACGCCGATTACCATCGACCTGTTCGACGGCAATGACGCCAGCGCCTGGCTGCTCGAGCAAAAGGGCGGCAGCCGCAAGCACCTGGCCAACCTGCTGGCCGAGCGCCTGCCGGCCCGCCTGGCGGACGCCTGGTGCGCGGCGGCGGGCCTCAACGGTGCCCAGCCGTTGCACGACATGCCGGACAAGGCACTGCGCCGGCTCGGCGCCGCGCTCAACAGCTGGCAACTGGTGCCGGCAGGCACCGAGGGCTATCGCAAGGCCGAGGTCACGCTCGGCGGCGTGGATACGCGGGCGCTGTCGTCGGCCACCATGATGGCGCGCACCGTGCCGAACCTGTACTTCATCGGCGAGGTGGTCGACGTCACCGGCTGGCTGGGCGGGTACAACTTCCAGTGGGCGTGGGCATCCGGCGTGGCCGCCGGCCAGGCCGTGGCGGAGAACGTAAGGGCCATGGTGGCGGGGACGGCCTGA
- the tsaD gene encoding tRNA (adenosine(37)-N6)-threonylcarbamoyltransferase complex transferase subunit TsaD translates to MLVLGIESSCDETGLALYDTQAGLLAHALHSQIAMHRDYGGVVPELASRDHIRRVLPLLQQVLDEAGRTRADIGAIAFTQGPGLAGALLVGASVANALGFALNVPMLGVHHLEGHLLSPLLAPNPPPFPFVALLVSGGHTQLMEVRGIGEYALLGETLDDAAGEAFDKTAKLLGLSYPGGPEVSRLAEFGVPGTYALPRPMLHSGNLDFSFAGLKTAVLTQTRKLGNVCEQDRANLARSFVDAIVDVLAAKSMAALKQTGHRRLVVAGGVGANRQLRERLDQLGAQKKIAVYYPDLAFCTDNGAMIAFAGAMRLQAAPELAKRDYGYGVTPRWELSDIRLPERPHA, encoded by the coding sequence ATGCTTGTCCTCGGCATCGAATCCTCCTGCGACGAAACCGGCCTCGCGCTCTACGACACGCAAGCCGGCCTGCTCGCCCACGCCCTGCATTCGCAGATCGCCATGCACCGCGACTACGGCGGCGTAGTGCCTGAACTCGCCTCGCGCGACCATATCCGCCGCGTGCTGCCGCTGTTGCAGCAAGTGCTCGACGAAGCCGGGCGCACCCGCGCCGACATCGGCGCGATCGCCTTTACCCAAGGGCCCGGCCTGGCCGGCGCGTTGCTGGTGGGCGCATCGGTGGCCAATGCCCTGGGCTTCGCGCTCAATGTGCCGATGCTGGGCGTGCACCATCTCGAAGGCCACCTGCTGTCACCGCTGCTGGCGCCCAATCCACCGCCGTTCCCGTTCGTTGCCTTGCTGGTTTCCGGCGGCCACACGCAGTTGATGGAAGTGCGCGGCATCGGCGAGTACGCCTTGCTGGGCGAGACCCTGGACGACGCCGCCGGCGAAGCGTTCGACAAGACCGCCAAGCTGCTCGGCCTGAGCTACCCGGGCGGCCCCGAAGTCTCGCGGCTGGCCGAGTTCGGCGTGCCGGGCACGTACGCCCTGCCGCGTCCGATGCTGCATTCGGGCAACCTCGATTTCTCCTTCGCCGGCCTGAAAACCGCCGTGCTCACGCAAACCCGCAAGCTGGGCAATGTGTGCGAGCAGGACAGGGCCAACCTGGCGCGCTCCTTTGTCGATGCCATCGTCGACGTACTGGCCGCCAAGTCGATGGCCGCGCTCAAGCAGACCGGGCACCGGCGCCTGGTCGTCGCCGGCGGCGTGGGTGCCAACCGGCAGTTGCGCGAGCGGCTGGACCAGCTTGGCGCGCAGAAGAAGATCGCGGTCTATTACCCGGACCTGGCTTTCTGCACGGATAACGGCGCCATGATTGCCTTCGCCGGCGCAATGCGGCTGCAAGCCGCGCCGGAACTGGCCAAGCGCGACTACGGTTACGGCGTGACGCCGCGCTGGGAGCTGTCGGATATCCGGCTGCCGGAGCGCCCCCACGCCTGA
- the dxs gene encoding 1-deoxy-D-xylulose-5-phosphate synthase — MTYALLKTIDDPAALRRLDRRQLKTLADELRAYVLESVSQTGGHLSSNLGTVELTIALHYVFDTPDDRVVWDVGHQSYPHKILTGRRDRMHTLRQWGGISGFPRRSESEYDTFGTAHSSTSISAALGMALGARTLGEKRVSIAVIGDGAMTAGMAFEAMNNAGVYKDLPLLVVLNDNDMSISPPVGALNSHLARLMSGKFYAATKKGIERVLSVAPPVLEFAKRFEEHAKGMMVPATLFEEFGFNYIGPIDGHDLESLVPTLQNIRQRALEGGGPQFLHVVTKKGQGYKLAEADPILYHGPGKFNPAEGIRPSTKPARKTYTQVFGEWLCDMAAAEPKLVAVTPAMREGSGMVEFEKRFPNRYYDVGIAEQHAVTFAGGLACEGLKPVLAIYSTFLQRGYDQLIHDVALQNLPVVFALDRAGLVGADGATHAGAYDIAFLRCIPNMMVMTPADENECRQLLTTAFQQDCPTAVRYPRGAGTGVATEAALTALPVGKGEMRRTGGARAGQRVAFLAFGSMLHPALGAAEALDASVANMRFVKPLDEALVKKLASEHDYLVTVEEGCVMGGAGSAVLEALAAAGIAVPVLQLGLPDRFVDHGDPAFLLSQCGLDAKGIEHSVRERFNLAKPAVATRVA, encoded by the coding sequence ATGACCTACGCACTGCTCAAAACTATTGACGACCCCGCAGCCCTTCGCAGGCTGGACCGCCGCCAGCTCAAGACGCTGGCCGACGAACTCCGCGCCTACGTGCTCGAATCGGTGTCGCAAACCGGCGGCCACCTGTCGTCCAACCTTGGCACGGTCGAGCTGACCATCGCCCTGCACTATGTGTTCGATACGCCGGACGACCGGGTCGTCTGGGACGTGGGGCACCAAAGCTATCCGCACAAGATCCTGACCGGGCGCCGCGACCGCATGCATACACTGCGCCAGTGGGGCGGCATCTCGGGTTTCCCGCGCCGCTCGGAAAGCGAATACGACACCTTCGGCACCGCGCATTCCTCCACCTCCATCTCGGCTGCGCTGGGCATGGCGCTGGGCGCCCGCACCCTGGGCGAGAAGCGCGTTTCCATTGCCGTGATCGGCGACGGCGCGATGACCGCCGGCATGGCCTTCGAGGCCATGAACAACGCCGGCGTCTACAAGGACCTGCCGCTGCTGGTGGTGCTCAACGACAACGACATGTCGATCTCGCCCCCGGTGGGCGCGCTCAACAGCCACCTCGCGCGGCTGATGAGCGGCAAGTTCTACGCGGCCACCAAGAAGGGGATCGAGCGCGTGCTGTCGGTGGCCCCGCCGGTGCTCGAGTTCGCCAAGCGCTTCGAGGAGCATGCCAAGGGCATGATGGTGCCGGCGACGCTGTTCGAGGAATTCGGTTTCAACTACATCGGCCCGATCGACGGCCACGATCTCGAATCGCTGGTGCCGACGCTGCAGAACATCCGCCAGCGCGCCCTCGAGGGCGGCGGCCCGCAGTTCCTGCACGTGGTCACCAAGAAGGGCCAGGGCTACAAGCTGGCCGAGGCCGACCCGATCCTGTACCACGGCCCCGGCAAGTTCAACCCGGCCGAAGGCATTCGGCCGTCGACCAAACCGGCCCGCAAGACCTACACGCAGGTGTTCGGCGAATGGCTGTGCGACATGGCCGCCGCCGAGCCCAAGCTGGTGGCGGTGACGCCGGCCATGCGCGAAGGCTCCGGCATGGTCGAGTTCGAGAAGCGCTTCCCCAACCGCTACTACGACGTGGGCATCGCGGAGCAGCATGCCGTGACGTTCGCGGGCGGGCTGGCCTGTGAAGGCCTCAAGCCCGTGCTGGCGATCTACTCCACGTTCCTGCAGCGCGGCTATGACCAGCTGATCCACGACGTGGCGCTGCAGAACCTGCCGGTGGTGTTCGCACTCGACCGCGCCGGCCTGGTCGGCGCCGACGGTGCCACCCATGCGGGCGCCTACGACATCGCCTTCCTGCGCTGCATCCCCAACATGATGGTGATGACGCCGGCCGACGAGAACGAATGCCGCCAGCTGCTGACCACTGCGTTCCAGCAGGATTGCCCGACCGCCGTGCGTTACCCGCGCGGTGCCGGCACCGGCGTGGCGACCGAGGCCGCGCTCACGGCGCTGCCGGTGGGCAAGGGCGAGATGCGCCGCACGGGCGGCGCTCGTGCCGGCCAGCGCGTGGCCTTCCTGGCGTTCGGCTCGATGCTGCATCCGGCGCTGGGCGCGGCCGAGGCGCTCGACGCCTCGGTGGCCAACATGCGCTTTGTCAAGCCGCTGGACGAAGCGCTGGTGAAGAAGCTGGCGAGCGAGCATGACTACCTCGTCACCGTCGAAGAAGGCTGCGTGATGGGTGGCGCTGGCAGCGCGGTGCTCGAAGCGCTGGCCGCCGCCGGCATCGCCGTGCCGGTGCTGCAGCTTGGCCTGCCCGACCGCTTTGTCGATCATGGCGACCCGGCCTTCCTGTTGTCGCAATGCGGGCTGGACGCCAAAGGCATCGAGCACTCGGTGCGCGAGCGCTTCAACCTGGCAAAGCCGGCCGTCGCCACTCGCGTGGCCTGA
- a CDS encoding exodeoxyribonuclease VII small subunit, whose amino-acid sequence MPKTTSSPAQTDPAATDQRSASTPPASYEAAMAELEALVASMEGGALPLEDSLAAYKRGAELVRYCQQMLERVEQQVKVLDGDVLKPMSADAGDLE is encoded by the coding sequence ATGCCAAAGACTACGAGCTCCCCGGCCCAGACCGATCCGGCCGCGACCGACCAGCGGTCCGCCTCCACGCCGCCCGCCTCCTACGAGGCCGCCATGGCCGAACTGGAGGCGCTGGTAGCCAGCATGGAGGGCGGCGCCTTGCCGCTGGAAGATTCTTTGGCCGCGTACAAGCGCGGGGCTGAACTGGTCAGGTACTGCCAGCAGATGCTCGAACGCGTGGAACAACAGGTTAAAGTACTGGATGGCGATGTGCTCAAGCCCATGTCTGCCGACGCTGGAGACCTGGAATGA
- a CDS encoding aromatic ring-hydroxylating oxygenase subunit alpha has translation MSNLSTALKLVPADTQLPVNVYIDEALHQQELELLFKKGPGYVGHELMIPETGDYHTLAAEDEGRILVRNADGIELMSNVCRHRQAIMLNGRGNAKNIVCPLHRWTYDLKGELLGAPHFAERPCVHLNRSPLQNWNGLLFEGQRDVRADLARLGVAEDLNFEGYLLDHVEIHECNYNWKTFIEVYLEDYHVVPFHPGLGSFVSCDDLSWEFGDWHSVQTVGLHAGLKRPGSPTYQKWHEAVLRFNNGVLPKYGAIWLTYYPNIMVEWYPNVLVVSTLHPLGPNKTRNVVEFYYPEEIALFEREFVEAERAAYMETCVEDDEIAERMDAGRRALGKRGVSETGPYQSPMEDGMQHFHEWYRRAMSFTD, from the coding sequence ATGTCCAATCTCAGCACCGCGCTGAAACTGGTGCCGGCTGATACGCAGTTGCCCGTAAACGTCTACATCGACGAGGCACTGCATCAACAAGAACTGGAACTGCTGTTCAAGAAGGGCCCGGGCTATGTCGGCCACGAGCTGATGATCCCCGAAACGGGCGATTATCACACGCTGGCTGCCGAGGACGAGGGCCGCATCCTGGTACGGAATGCCGACGGGATCGAGCTCATGTCCAATGTCTGCCGCCACCGGCAGGCCATCATGCTCAATGGCCGCGGCAATGCGAAAAACATTGTCTGCCCCTTGCACCGCTGGACCTACGACCTGAAGGGCGAACTGCTCGGCGCACCGCATTTCGCCGAGCGTCCGTGCGTCCACCTGAACCGCTCGCCGTTGCAGAACTGGAACGGCCTGCTGTTCGAGGGACAGCGCGACGTGCGCGCCGACCTGGCACGCCTGGGCGTGGCCGAAGACCTGAACTTCGAAGGCTACCTGCTCGACCACGTCGAGATCCACGAGTGCAACTACAACTGGAAGACCTTTATCGAGGTCTATCTGGAGGACTACCACGTCGTGCCGTTCCACCCGGGCCTCGGGAGCTTTGTCTCCTGCGATGACCTGAGCTGGGAGTTCGGCGACTGGCACAGCGTCCAGACTGTCGGGTTGCACGCGGGCCTGAAGCGCCCGGGCAGCCCCACGTACCAGAAGTGGCATGAGGCCGTGCTGCGCTTCAACAACGGCGTTCTGCCCAAGTATGGCGCGATCTGGCTCACCTACTACCCCAACATCATGGTGGAGTGGTATCCGAACGTGCTCGTGGTCTCCACCCTGCACCCGCTCGGGCCGAACAAGACGCGCAACGTCGTGGAGTTCTACTACCCCGAGGAAATCGCGCTGTTCGAGCGCGAGTTCGTCGAGGCCGAGCGCGCCGCCTACATGGAAACCTGCGTCGAGGACGACGAGATCGCCGAGCGCATGGACGCCGGGCGCCGGGCGCTGGGAAAACGCGGCGTCAGCGAGACCGGCCCGTACCAGTCGCCCATGGAAGACGGTATGCAGCACTTTCATGAATGGTATCGCCGCGCCATGTCCTTCACGGACTGA
- a CDS encoding DMT family transporter: MQSLWMLFAAFAFSLMGVGVKLASEIYATGEIVFYRSLIGVIIMWTVLASSGTSVRTPHMAMHIKRSLFGVTALLLWFTSITMLPLATAMTLNYMSPVWIALILGAGAALTGTGGADRKLIGAILMSFGGVICLLQPSVGHNQLTGGLIGLISGMFTALAYVEVRQLGQLGEPEGRIVFYFSAVGMVVGLAWMLFTGPSAHTWRGAGLLLAIGILATLGQTAMTRAYKRGNTLLTANLQYAGIVFSSLWGMIVWRDQLNWLSWVGMALIIASGIATTLTRAREGSNRQPTADTPVKSAEAEVHPEV, encoded by the coding sequence ATGCAATCGCTCTGGATGCTGTTCGCCGCCTTCGCCTTCTCGTTAATGGGGGTGGGCGTCAAGCTGGCATCCGAGATCTATGCCACGGGCGAGATCGTTTTCTACCGCAGCCTGATCGGCGTGATCATCATGTGGACAGTGCTGGCTTCGTCAGGCACCTCGGTGCGTACGCCGCACATGGCCATGCATATCAAGCGCAGCCTGTTCGGCGTGACCGCCCTGCTGCTGTGGTTCACCTCGATCACCATGCTGCCGCTGGCCACGGCAATGACCCTGAACTACATGTCGCCGGTCTGGATCGCGCTGATCCTGGGCGCCGGCGCGGCCTTGACCGGCACCGGCGGCGCCGACCGCAAGCTGATCGGCGCCATCCTGATGTCGTTCGGCGGCGTGATCTGCCTGTTGCAGCCGTCTGTCGGCCATAACCAGCTCACCGGCGGCCTGATCGGCCTGATCTCCGGCATGTTCACTGCGCTGGCCTACGTCGAGGTACGCCAGCTCGGCCAGCTGGGCGAGCCCGAAGGCCGCATCGTGTTCTATTTCTCGGCAGTCGGGATGGTGGTGGGCCTGGCCTGGATGCTGTTCACCGGCCCAAGCGCCCACACCTGGCGTGGCGCGGGCCTGCTGCTGGCCATCGGCATCCTGGCCACCCTCGGCCAGACCGCGATGACGCGCGCCTACAAGCGCGGCAACACACTGCTCACCGCTAACCTGCAGTACGCCGGCATCGTGTTCTCCAGCCTGTGGGGCATGATTGTCTGGCGCGACCAGCTCAACTGGCTGTCCTGGGTCGGCATGGCGCTGATCATCGCCAGCGGTATCGCCACCACGCTCACCCGGGCGCGCGAAGGCTCCAACCGGCAGCCGACCGCCGATACCCCGGTCAAGTCGGCCGAGGCGGAAGTGCACCCCGAGGTGTAG
- a CDS encoding sulfurtransferase: MFTTLISSQDLRALREDGSRHSVVIDCSFDLANPAAGREAYLVGHLPGAFYLHLDNELSGEKTGTNGRHPLPDPNTLTARLRVLGVSEDTQVIAYDAQGGMYAARAWWLLRWLGHGAVAVLDGGKNAWVAAGLPLEADNTPEPEIPGNLTRKASLVATVDADAVLANLASPTRLVVDARAADRFRGENETLDPVGGHIPGAANRFFKDNLEGNGSFKAAAALRQEFGQVLGSKPASEAIMQCGSGVTACHNLLALEVAGMPGAALYPGSWSEWCADPARPVASGA; encoded by the coding sequence ATGTTCACCACCCTGATCTCCAGCCAGGACCTGCGCGCGCTGCGCGAAGACGGCAGCCGCCACAGCGTCGTGATCGACTGCAGTTTTGACCTGGCCAACCCGGCCGCCGGACGCGAGGCCTATCTTGTGGGCCACCTGCCCGGCGCCTTCTACCTGCACCTGGACAACGAGCTGTCCGGCGAGAAGACCGGCACCAACGGCCGGCACCCGTTACCGGACCCCAACACGCTGACCGCGCGCTTGCGCGTGCTGGGCGTGAGCGAAGACACCCAGGTCATTGCCTACGACGCACAGGGCGGCATGTACGCGGCACGCGCCTGGTGGCTGCTGCGCTGGCTGGGCCACGGCGCGGTGGCCGTGCTGGATGGCGGCAAGAATGCGTGGGTGGCGGCCGGCCTGCCGCTCGAGGCGGACAACACACCTGAGCCCGAAATCCCGGGCAACCTGACGCGCAAGGCCTCGCTGGTCGCCACGGTGGACGCCGACGCCGTGCTGGCGAACCTGGCAAGCCCGACGCGGCTGGTGGTGGACGCCCGCGCGGCGGACCGCTTCCGTGGCGAGAACGAAACGCTGGATCCCGTGGGCGGGCATATCCCCGGCGCGGCCAACCGCTTCTTCAAGGACAACCTGGAGGGGAACGGCAGCTTCAAGGCGGCCGCTGCGTTGCGCCAGGAGTTCGGGCAGGTGCTGGGCAGCAAGCCGGCCAGCGAGGCGATCATGCAGTGCGGCTCGGGCGTGACCGCCTGCCACAACCTGCTGGCACTGGAAGTGGCTGGCATGCC